One region of Triticum aestivum cultivar Chinese Spring chromosome 6B, IWGSC CS RefSeq v2.1, whole genome shotgun sequence genomic DNA includes:
- the LOC123137884 gene encoding myb family transcription factor PHL11: MFEGMERAGYGVGAGVVLSRDPKPRLRWTPDLHERFVEAVTKLGGPDKATPKSVLRLMGMKGLTLYHLKSHLQKYRMGKQSKKDTGFETNRGAFAAQGISFSSAVPQNVPSAGNNNMGETPLADALRYQIEVQRKLHEQLEVQKKLQMRIEAQGKYLQTILEKAQKNLSYEAGADANLETTRSQLTDFNLALSGFMDDATQACQQNGGELAKALSDDSLRAGNLGFQLYHGVHDGEDVKCATDEDLLLLDLNIKGGYDHRLSSHGMRRGAVDLTVGQHRR; encoded by the exons ATGTTCGAGGGGATGGAGCGGGCGGGATACGGCGTGGGCGCCGGGGTGGTGCTGTCGCGGGACCCCAAGCCCCGGCTGCGCTGGACGCCCGACCTGCACGAGCGCTTCGTGGAGGCCGTCACCAAGCTCGGCGGCCCCGACA AGGCGACGCCCAAGTCGGTGCTGAGACTGATGGGCATGAAAGGGCTCACCTTGTACCACCTAAAGAGCCATCTTCAG AAATACAGGATGGGAAAGCAGAGCAAGAAAGATACAGGCTTCGAAACCAACAGAGGAG CCTTCGCCGCACAGGGCATCAGTTTCTCCTCTGCGGTGCCTCAGAACGTTCCGTCCGCCGGGAACAACAACATGGG AGAAACGCCACTCGCGGACGCATTAAGATATCAAATCGAAGTCCAAAGGAAGTTGCACGAACAGCTTGAG GTTCAGAAGAAGCTGCAAATGCGCATCGAGGCGCAAGGGAAGTACCTGCAAACGATCCTGGAGAAGGCCCAGAAAAACCTCTCGTACGAGGCAGGCGCAGACGCGAACCTAGAGACAACCAGGTCGCAGCTCACCGACTTCAACCTGGCTCTCTCGGGGTTCATGGACGACGCGACGCAGGCGTGCCAGCAGAACGGCGGAGAGCTGGCCAAGGCCTTGTCCGACGACAGCCTCAGAGCCGGCAACCTGGGCTTCCAGCTCTACCACGGAGTCCACGACGGCGAGGACGTGAAATGCGCCACGGACGAGGACCTGCTCCTGCTGGACCTGAACATCAAAGGTGGGTACGATCATCGGCTGTCCTCCCACGGCATGCGGCGCGGCGCGGTGGACCTGACGGTCGGCCAGCACCGGAGGTAA